From the Thermosipho affectus genome, one window contains:
- a CDS encoding GatB/YqeY domain-containing protein, which yields MLKEKLLNDLKTAMKEKDQIKLRVIRLLNSAIKNFEVEKRKEATDEEIGKIVLKEIKKRQESIEAYKNAGREDLAKEEEKELEILKIYAPKMLSEEEIKNIVQEIINSIEEKNFGKIMKETMAKLKGKADGALVSKVVKELLR from the coding sequence ATGCTTAAAGAAAAATTACTAAACGATTTAAAAACTGCAATGAAAGAAAAAGATCAAATAAAATTAAGAGTAATAAGACTCTTAAATTCTGCAATAAAAAATTTTGAAGTAGAAAAAAGAAAAGAGGCAACCGATGAGGAAATTGGAAAGATAGTTCTCAAGGAAATTAAAAAAAGGCAAGAATCAATTGAAGCATACAAAAATGCGGGAAGGGAAGACCTTGCAAAAGAAGAAGAAAAAGAACTTGAAATTCTAAAAATTTACGCGCCAAAAATGCTAAGTGAAGAGGAAATAAAAAATATAGTTCAAGAAATCATAAATAGCATTGAAGAAAAAAACTTTGGAAAAATTATGAAAGAAACAATGGCAAAGCTAAAAGGAAAAGCAGATGGTGCACTAGTTAGTAAGGTGGTTAAGGAATTACTAAGATGA
- a CDS encoding histone deacetylase family protein — translation MKAVAQLNKDYIPTLEIDNGKLVKNPEAPSRLEGVEIFVKNNFECVNPKEYPLNYLYNIHPKWYVKHVENLSKNAKNEYLPEVFLKDRILDSGTPITKKTYNAAINAYYTVMTGVNLDSKYVYILTRPPGHHATSNFAGGYCFFNNAAIAAKYLQSTFQERICILDVDFHHGNGTQEIFYEDPQITYISIHGTPEKFFPWISGYRDEVGKDNGKGTNFNFPLDEGITWEEYKVVLEIALEIIEKISPLKLIVSLGFDTHLKDPMGYFNLVDEDYKKMGKLLKKLDIPIIFIQEGGYDKYANTNAAINLFSTFKEGENA, via the coding sequence ATGAAGGCCGTTGCGCAGTTAAACAAAGACTATATACCAACTCTTGAAATTGACAATGGAAAATTAGTAAAAAATCCAGAAGCCCCTTCTCGATTGGAAGGGGTGGAAATTTTTGTCAAAAACAATTTTGAATGCGTAAATCCAAAAGAATATCCTTTGAATTATTTATACAACATACATCCAAAATGGTATGTAAAACATGTGGAAAATTTATCAAAAAATGCAAAAAACGAATATTTGCCAGAAGTTTTTTTAAAGGATCGTATACTAGATTCGGGCACACCTATAACCAAAAAAACCTATAATGCCGCAATTAACGCATACTATACAGTTATGACTGGAGTAAACCTTGATTCAAAATACGTTTACATTTTAACAAGACCACCAGGTCACCATGCCACAAGTAATTTTGCAGGGGGATACTGTTTTTTTAACAACGCCGCAATAGCTGCAAAATACTTACAGAGTACCTTTCAAGAAAGAATTTGTATTTTAGATGTGGATTTCCACCATGGAAATGGAACACAAGAAATTTTTTACGAAGATCCACAAATAACCTACATTTCAATTCATGGAACCCCTGAAAAATTCTTCCCATGGATTTCAGGTTATAGGGATGAAGTAGGAAAAGACAATGGAAAAGGTACAAACTTTAACTTTCCACTAGATGAGGGGATAACCTGGGAGGAATATAAAGTTGTGCTTGAAATAGCACTTGAAATAATAGAAAAAATATCTCCACTAAAACTCATAGTTTCACTTGGTTTTGATACACACTTAAAAGATCCTATGGGATACTTTAATTTAGTAGATGAAGATTACAAAAAAATGGGAAAGCTTTTAAAAAAACTAGATATCCCCATTATTTTTATTCAAGAAGGGGGTTATGATAAATATGCGAACACAAACGCAGCAATAAACTTATTTTCAACATTTAAGGAGGGAGAAAATGCTTAA
- the rpiB gene encoding ribose 5-phosphate isomerase B, whose product MKIAIGSDHAGFELKEKIKDFLNEKDIEVIDLGTNSIQSVDYPDFAKEVGKCVVKKEADFGILICGTGIGMSIAANKIKGIRAALCTIPEMGKLARQHNNANILVLPGRLIGFELASWIVNAFLNSDFEGGRHERRINKISQLEE is encoded by the coding sequence TTGAAAATAGCGATAGGAAGTGATCATGCAGGATTTGAACTTAAAGAAAAAATCAAAGACTTTTTAAATGAAAAAGACATTGAAGTAATAGATTTGGGAACAAATAGTATACAAAGTGTTGATTATCCAGATTTTGCAAAAGAAGTTGGAAAATGCGTTGTAAAAAAGGAAGCTGATTTTGGTATATTAATTTGCGGAACAGGAATAGGAATGTCAATTGCAGCAAATAAAATAAAAGGTATTAGGGCAGCATTGTGTACCATTCCCGAAATGGGAAAATTAGCAAGACAACATAACAACGCAAATATCCTTGTACTTCCCGGTAGACTTATAGGTTTTGAATTGGCTTCTTGGATAGTTAATGCGTTTTTAAATTCAGACTTTGAAGGTGGGAGGCACGAAAGAAGGATAAATAAGATTTCCCAGCTGGAGGAATAA
- a CDS encoding STAS domain-containing protein: MFELETKDGISILKITGEIDISNAHNLKKFAMENILNKGNKNCILDLSQMNYIDSSGLGILVSLHKSFKLQGGELVLVKLSDNVKNLFRMTNLDKALNIKNSVNEALKFLKS, encoded by the coding sequence ATGTTTGAACTTGAAACAAAAGATGGTATTTCCATTCTAAAAATTACTGGTGAAATAGATATTTCAAATGCACATAACTTGAAAAAATTTGCAATGGAAAATATTTTAAACAAAGGAAATAAGAATTGTATTTTGGACCTTTCACAAATGAACTATATTGATAGTTCTGGATTAGGGATTTTAGTAAGTTTACACAAATCTTTTAAATTGCAAGGTGGAGAATTAGTATTAGTAAAATTAAGTGATAACGTTAAAAATCTCTTTAGAATGACTAACCTCGACAAAGCATTAAATATTAAAAATTCAGTAAATGAAGCATTAAAATTTTTGAAAAGCTAA
- the lexA gene encoding transcriptional repressor LexA, which produces MKELTEKQKKVLDFITSYIQQNGYSPSIRDIAKHFKLTPRGAHIHVIALEKKGYITRNPKNSRSISLIKRPESVSIPVKGKISAGLGIEMFEIIDEEIEIPIRMISGFGNYFALKVEGDSMIDAHIMDGDYVILKKQYRIPNGQIAAVIFNDKVTLKRFYHKKEKVELVPENKNMKPITCDTSNVKVIGKLVGIIRFYE; this is translated from the coding sequence ATGAAAGAACTTACTGAAAAGCAAAAAAAAGTTTTAGATTTTATAACTTCATATATACAACAAAATGGATATTCTCCCTCTATTAGAGATATTGCCAAACACTTTAAACTAACTCCAAGGGGGGCACATATTCACGTAATTGCACTTGAAAAGAAAGGATATATAACAAGAAATCCTAAAAATTCCCGTTCAATCTCTTTGATAAAAAGACCTGAAAGTGTTTCTATTCCAGTAAAAGGAAAAATCTCTGCGGGTTTAGGCATAGAAATGTTTGAAATAATCGATGAAGAAATAGAAATCCCCATTAGGATGATTTCCGGATTTGGCAATTATTTTGCATTAAAAGTTGAAGGAGACAGCATGATCGATGCCCACATAATGGATGGTGATTATGTTATTTTAAAAAAACAATACAGAATTCCAAATGGGCAAATTGCTGCTGTAATTTTTAACGACAAAGTTACTTTAAAAAGGTTTTACCACAAAAAAGAAAAAGTGGAACTTGTCCCAGAAAACAAAAATATGAAACCCATTACTTGTGACACAAGTAATGTAAAAGTAATTGGAAAATTGGTGGGGATAATAAGATTCTACGAATAG
- a CDS encoding archease, with the protein MYKEIDHTADVAYEISAQSFFEILKDIIKIFKENYAPKINCKSYKHYKYKLKENEDAIFDIVNDWIASIELGYFPVEIYADYTVKFCPFDGITGNGFKALTYHNLKIEKIENMLKIKVVFDI; encoded by the coding sequence ATGTATAAAGAAATAGACCACACAGCAGATGTGGCATACGAAATAAGTGCGCAATCTTTTTTTGAAATACTAAAAGATATAATAAAAATTTTTAAAGAAAATTATGCTCCAAAGATTAATTGCAAAAGTTATAAGCACTACAAATACAAACTAAAAGAAAATGAAGATGCGATATTTGATATAGTTAACGACTGGATTGCCTCTATCGAGTTGGGATATTTTCCAGTTGAAATATACGCAGATTACACTGTAAAATTTTGCCCATTTGATGGTATAACTGGCAATGGATTCAAAGCTTTAACATATCACAACCTAAAAATTGAAAAAATTGAAAATATGTTAAAAATAAAGGTGGTGTTTGACATATGA
- the gyrA gene encoding DNA gyrase subunit A yields the protein MEINRSIEEELKESYLSYSMSVIIGRAIPDVRDGLKPVQRRILYSMHELGLSHNKPFKKSARIVGEVIGKYHPHGDTAIYDTLVRLAQEWSMRYILVEGQGNFGSIDKDPPAAMRYTEARLAKISEELLEDIDKDTVDMMDNFDGSLKEPVVLPSKFPNLLANGSTGIAVGMTTNIPPHNLSELVDGFVALIKNPEISIEELINFIPGPDFPTGGEIIGKSGIREMYTTGRGSFTIRGIIQVEEEKKKKKIVVTEIPFNVNKSDLIKKIVEYAENSNLQIKDIRDESDKEGLRIVIEIPKNVNEDIIINNLYKHTQLQSTFHAQLLVIDKEKKPALMNLKKLMWAFVEHRFEVVRRRAQFFYKQYSKKAHILEGLIKASRSIDTIISVIRNSEDQESAIRELIEMFDFTETQAKAIVDLRLGRLTKLEISKLIKDYNELVEKMKIEKELIENDEKVYEKIIEELYYIKTQYGDKRKSKILDHEEREIKFDELELIPDKEVVISLTKKGYLKMMNLSTFRTQKRGGKGVTGSSLMNDDVIMEVIYTHLHGKTLFFTSKGKVYLLNNYQIEENSRTSRGKLVSKYLNLDKDEKILTMLSVDDFSGELFFVTKYGKVKRTALKEFENINARGLRAINFDGDDSLVSVQKIESEEQTILIATKNGMSIRFSISEVRTMGRSAMGVTGIKLSKDDEVVSSTLLSDEKNYILTVTRYGYGKLTEISQYRIQKRAGLGIKNISDVSKTGEIVSVSYVMGREDIMIFTKHGMSIKINISSLRPLSRVTKGVKLLNLSNGDEIADVAIIKGEDENV from the coding sequence ATGGAAATAAATAGATCCATCGAAGAAGAATTAAAAGAGTCTTATCTTAGTTATTCAATGAGTGTTATCATTGGTAGAGCCATTCCAGATGTTAGGGATGGATTAAAGCCTGTACAGAGAAGAATCTTGTACAGCATGCACGAGCTTGGATTAAGCCACAACAAACCATTCAAAAAATCTGCGCGTATCGTTGGTGAAGTAATAGGTAAATACCACCCACACGGTGATACCGCAATATATGATACGCTAGTTAGATTAGCACAAGAGTGGTCAATGAGATATATTCTTGTGGAAGGACAGGGGAACTTTGGGTCAATTGACAAAGATCCACCAGCAGCTATGAGGTATACGGAAGCAAGACTTGCAAAAATTTCAGAAGAATTACTAGAAGACATAGATAAAGACACAGTAGATATGATGGACAACTTTGATGGTAGCTTGAAAGAACCAGTTGTTTTACCATCAAAATTTCCAAATCTACTCGCCAATGGTTCGACTGGTATTGCAGTTGGAATGACTACAAACATACCTCCTCATAATCTATCAGAGCTTGTGGATGGATTTGTAGCACTTATTAAAAACCCGGAAATTTCTATAGAAGAGTTAATTAATTTTATTCCTGGGCCAGATTTTCCAACAGGTGGAGAGATAATTGGGAAATCAGGAATCCGTGAGATGTATACAACAGGAAGGGGAAGTTTCACAATCAGAGGTATAATACAAGTCGAAGAGGAAAAGAAAAAGAAAAAAATAGTTGTTACTGAAATTCCATTTAACGTAAATAAATCAGACCTAATAAAAAAGATAGTTGAATATGCAGAAAATTCAAATTTGCAAATCAAAGATATTAGAGATGAATCGGATAAAGAAGGGTTAAGAATTGTAATTGAAATACCAAAGAATGTAAATGAAGATATAATTATAAATAATCTTTACAAACACACACAATTACAAAGCACTTTCCATGCACAACTATTGGTAATTGACAAAGAAAAAAAACCCGCCCTAATGAACCTCAAAAAATTAATGTGGGCATTCGTAGAACATCGTTTTGAAGTGGTAAGAAGAAGAGCACAGTTTTTCTATAAACAATACTCTAAAAAAGCACATATATTAGAAGGATTAATCAAAGCTTCACGTTCTATTGATACAATAATCTCTGTAATAAGAAATAGTGAAGATCAAGAAAGTGCTATAAGGGAACTAATTGAAATGTTTGATTTTACAGAAACTCAAGCAAAAGCTATTGTAGATCTTAGATTAGGTAGACTTACAAAACTTGAAATTTCCAAACTAATAAAGGATTACAATGAACTTGTGGAAAAGATGAAGATAGAAAAAGAATTAATCGAAAATGATGAGAAAGTGTATGAAAAAATAATAGAAGAGCTATACTATATAAAAACACAATACGGTGATAAAAGAAAAAGCAAAATTTTGGATCATGAAGAAAGAGAAATCAAATTCGATGAGTTGGAATTAATTCCAGATAAAGAAGTAGTGATTTCATTAACAAAAAAGGGTTACTTGAAAATGATGAACCTCTCCACATTTAGAACTCAAAAAAGAGGTGGGAAAGGAGTAACTGGTTCCTCTCTGATGAATGATGATGTAATAATGGAAGTTATATACACTCATCTTCACGGTAAAACACTGTTTTTCACCTCAAAAGGAAAAGTTTACCTTTTAAATAATTACCAAATTGAGGAAAATTCAAGAACAAGTAGAGGAAAATTAGTTTCTAAATATTTAAACCTTGACAAAGATGAAAAAATCTTAACAATGTTATCAGTAGACGACTTTTCTGGAGAATTGTTCTTCGTAACAAAATACGGAAAAGTAAAAAGAACAGCATTAAAAGAATTTGAAAATATAAACGCAAGAGGACTTAGAGCTATTAATTTCGACGGTGATGATAGCCTGGTATCCGTACAAAAAATTGAAAGTGAAGAACAAACAATACTAATTGCAACCAAAAACGGAATGAGTATAAGATTTTCCATTTCAGAAGTAAGAACAATGGGACGCTCTGCTATGGGAGTAACTGGCATAAAACTTTCTAAGGACGACGAAGTAGTTAGTTCCACTCTTCTATCTGACGAAAAAAACTACATCTTAACAGTTACAAGGTATGGATACGGTAAACTCACTGAAATATCACAATACAGGATCCAAAAAAGGGCAGGTCTGGGAATCAAGAATATATCGGATGTTTCCAAAACAGGAGAAATTGTAAGTGTAAGTTATGTTATGGGACGTGAAGATATAATGATTTTCACAAAACATGGCATGTCAATTAAAATTAACATTAGTAGTCTAAGACCTCTTAGTAGGGTAACAAAAGGTGTAAAATTACTAAACCTTTCAAACGGGGATGAAATAGCAGACGTTGCAATAATTAAGGGAGAAGATGAAAATGTATAA
- the metG gene encoding methionine--tRNA ligase, with product MKKFYLTTPIYYVNSEPHIGSAYTTIIGDIIARYKRLMGYEVFYLTGTDEHGQKILQAAKKKGTEPQQLCDKLSEKFRQLWKDLNITNDYFIRTTDKKHMETVQFFVSKMLENGDIYKGTYKGWYCIPCETYWNEDEIKIENGKHICPTCNRELNFVEEENYFFRLSKYTEPLLKHFKENPDFVEPEFRKNEMLKILESGLKDLSITRTTFDWGIRMPNDPKHVIYVWVDALINYISAIGYGNDEETFKKWWPADLHLIGKEINRFHSLIWPAMLMSVGLPLPKKIFAHGWLTVNGQKISKSLGNAIDPREFVKKYGNDVIRYYLSRDIVFGKDGDFSEENLVQRLNSDLANDYGNLLHRTLAMVTKNFDSKIPVPQTPNESDKSLANEYFKTKEKYLSCMEQYKLTNALEAIWDYIRFVNKYFDENKPWILAKEGNKERLATVLYYTLEAYLKIATLLLPFMPDSSRKVFKRLGQDFEPQKFIDKWNTLVAGNKVIHDKPLFQKIDLKKFEKIAIKKDEKTEVKLDNLITIDDFKKIELRVAQIVEAEKVEKSEKLLKLIVDLGKHGKRQIVAGISKYYSPEELIGKKIIVVFNLKPAKLMGIESQGMLLAAKINNDLTVLTVDRDIEPGAKIS from the coding sequence GTGAAAAAATTTTATCTAACAACCCCTATATATTATGTTAATTCAGAACCACACATTGGAAGTGCATACACAACTATCATAGGAGACATAATTGCAAGATATAAGAGACTAATGGGATATGAGGTATTTTACCTTACTGGTACCGATGAACATGGACAAAAAATATTACAAGCTGCAAAGAAAAAAGGAACAGAACCTCAACAACTTTGTGATAAACTTTCTGAAAAATTTAGACAATTATGGAAAGATTTAAATATAACCAACGATTATTTCATCAGAACAACGGATAAAAAACACATGGAAACTGTACAATTTTTTGTTTCAAAAATGCTGGAAAATGGTGATATATATAAAGGAACATACAAAGGTTGGTATTGCATTCCTTGTGAAACATATTGGAATGAAGACGAAATAAAAATAGAAAACGGGAAACACATATGTCCCACATGTAATAGAGAACTAAATTTTGTTGAGGAAGAAAATTACTTTTTCAGGCTTTCCAAATACACAGAACCTCTGTTAAAACATTTTAAAGAAAATCCAGATTTTGTTGAACCAGAATTTAGAAAAAATGAAATGTTGAAAATATTAGAAAGCGGTTTAAAAGATTTATCAATAACAAGGACTACCTTTGATTGGGGTATAAGAATGCCAAATGATCCAAAACATGTTATATACGTATGGGTTGACGCACTAATAAATTATATTTCCGCAATTGGTTACGGAAATGATGAAGAAACGTTTAAAAAATGGTGGCCAGCAGATTTACACTTAATAGGAAAAGAAATAAATAGATTCCATAGTTTAATTTGGCCTGCAATGTTAATGTCTGTAGGGCTTCCATTACCTAAAAAGATCTTTGCACACGGATGGCTTACGGTAAATGGACAAAAGATCAGCAAATCACTTGGGAATGCTATTGATCCAAGGGAATTTGTAAAAAAATATGGAAATGATGTTATAAGATATTACCTTTCAAGGGATATTGTCTTTGGAAAAGATGGGGACTTTTCTGAAGAAAACCTTGTACAAAGATTAAATTCAGACCTTGCAAATGATTACGGAAATTTGCTCCATAGAACACTTGCGATGGTAACCAAAAATTTCGATTCAAAAATTCCAGTCCCTCAAACACCAAATGAGTCAGATAAATCACTAGCAAATGAATACTTTAAAACAAAAGAAAAATACTTAAGTTGCATGGAGCAATATAAATTGACAAATGCACTTGAAGCAATTTGGGATTATATTAGATTTGTAAACAAATACTTTGACGAAAACAAACCATGGATTCTTGCAAAAGAAGGAAACAAAGAAAGGCTTGCAACTGTTTTGTACTATACACTTGAAGCATATTTAAAAATTGCAACTTTGTTACTTCCATTTATGCCTGATTCGTCAAGAAAAGTGTTTAAAAGACTTGGGCAAGATTTTGAACCTCAAAAATTTATTGACAAGTGGAATACCCTTGTTGCTGGAAATAAAGTAATACATGATAAACCACTATTTCAAAAAATTGACCTGAAAAAATTTGAAAAAATTGCAATCAAAAAAGATGAAAAAACAGAAGTCAAATTAGATAATCTAATTACAATAGATGATTTCAAAAAGATAGAACTTAGAGTTGCACAAATTGTTGAAGCAGAAAAGGTCGAAAAATCGGAAAAACTATTAAAATTAATTGTGGATCTTGGAAAACATGGAAAAAGGCAAATAGTTGCAGGTATATCAAAGTATTATTCTCCAGAAGAACTAATAGGTAAAAAGATAATTGTGGTATTTAATTTAAAACCCGCAAAATTAATGGGAATAGAATCACAAGGTATGTTACTTGCGGCAAAAATCAATAACGATTTAACAGTATTAACCGTAGATAGAGATATTGAACCTGGTGCAAAAATTTCATAA
- a CDS encoding ABC transporter substrate-binding protein, with the protein MKKLLVILGLLLVAFSFASSVIVVGTTDKIRTLDPANCYDYFSSNILQNVLAGPVDYEVGTANIKPWLFEKWDVSSDGLVYTFYIRKDAYFEDGTQIDANIFKFSFDRVMRLNGDPAFLLSDVVEKTEVVDKFTFKVHLKSKFSAFVSILGYTVAFPVNPKVTPEDRFSDIAPSASGPYRISEWIRDVRIVLEENPKYFGPKPKTKKIIIQFYENSQQLRLALETGEIDIAYRHLDPRDILDLQNVSGIKVYLGASPQIRYLVLNVKQKPFDNPLVRQAVALSVDRSAIVKDIFVDLAKPLYSMIPAGMWSHEDVFPKRDLQAAKEILKIAGYSEKNPLVIDLWYTPSHYGTTEADVAQVLKSSLEETGMIRVNIKYAEWSTYVEYFLNGTMGLFLLGWYPDYLDPDDYLWPFLSVSGAKSLGSFYENQIVEDLMVAGRAATNQESREMIYKLVQNYHAAEMPYIPLWQGSADCEAHDYIKGIILEPTQIFRYYLLERK; encoded by the coding sequence ATGAAGAAATTGCTGGTTATTTTGGGGTTGTTGCTTGTTGCTTTTTCTTTCGCAAGTAGTGTTATAGTTGTGGGTACAACTGACAAGATAAGGACACTTGATCCGGCGAATTGTTATGATTATTTTTCCAGTAACATTTTGCAAAATGTTTTAGCGGGACCTGTTGATTATGAAGTTGGAACTGCAAATATTAAACCGTGGTTGTTTGAAAAATGGGATGTTTCATCCGATGGTTTAGTTTATACGTTTTATATAAGAAAAGATGCCTACTTTGAAGATGGTACACAGATCGATGCAAATATTTTCAAATTTTCTTTTGATCGCGTTATGAGGTTAAATGGTGATCCCGCATTTCTCTTATCAGATGTTGTAGAAAAGACGGAAGTGGTGGATAAATTTACATTTAAAGTACATCTTAAAAGTAAATTTTCAGCATTTGTTTCGATATTAGGGTATACAGTGGCATTTCCAGTAAATCCAAAAGTGACACCAGAGGATAGATTTTCAGATATTGCTCCTTCTGCATCTGGCCCATATAGAATTAGTGAATGGATAAGGGATGTAAGAATAGTTTTAGAGGAAAATCCAAAATATTTTGGTCCAAAGCCAAAGACTAAGAAGATAATTATCCAATTTTATGAAAATTCACAACAATTGAGACTTGCACTTGAAACGGGAGAAATTGATATTGCGTATAGACATCTTGATCCAAGGGATATTTTAGATTTACAAAATGTTTCCGGAATAAAGGTATATTTAGGCGCAAGTCCGCAAATTAGATATTTAGTGTTAAATGTTAAACAAAAACCGTTTGATAATCCTTTGGTAAGGCAAGCAGTAGCACTTTCTGTGGATAGGAGTGCCATTGTTAAGGATATTTTTGTAGATCTAGCAAAGCCATTGTATTCAATGATTCCAGCAGGTATGTGGAGTCACGAAGATGTATTTCCAAAACGCGATTTACAAGCAGCAAAGGAAATTTTGAAGATTGCAGGTTATAGTGAAAAGAATCCACTTGTTATAGATTTGTGGTATACACCTTCTCATTATGGAACTACAGAAGCAGACGTTGCACAAGTTTTAAAAAGTTCTTTGGAAGAAACAGGGATGATTAGAGTTAATATAAAGTATGCTGAATGGTCTACATATGTCGAATATTTCTTGAATGGAACAATGGGATTATTCTTATTAGGTTGGTATCCTGATTACCTTGATCCTGATGACTATTTATGGCCATTTTTAAGTGTTAGTGGTGCAAAATCTCTTGGTAGTTTCTATGAAAATCAAATAGTCGAAGATTTGATGGTTGCTGGTAGAGCAGCTACTAACCAAGAATCTCGTGAAATGATTTATAAACTTGTTCAGAATTATCATGCGGCAGAGATGCCATATATTCCTCTTTGGCAAGGTTCTGCAGATTGTGAAGCACATGATTACATTAAAGGAATTATATTAGAGCCTACCCAAATCTTTAGGTATTATCTCCTCGAAAGAAAGTAA